The following coding sequences lie in one Halarcobacter mediterraneus genomic window:
- a CDS encoding nitronate monooxygenase, with protein MKIGKYEIKHPIIQGGMGVGISWDKLAGTVSKEGALGVISGVGTGYYQSDEYQIKTRKDKPVDVLNFYSKDALTTIIKNARKICGNAPLACNILYACNDYGRIVKDACEAGINMIITGAGIPTNMPEFTKNFPDVALIPIVSSARALKLICKKWKRYNRLPDAVIVEGPKSGGHQGFSYDDCFKEEFQLENIVPPVIEEAKNWGNPPIIAAGGIWDKKDIDKFMDMGCSGVQMATRFIGTFECDADPSFKKVLIDAKEDDIKLMKSPVGLPARGVQTNLQRSMKEGTAPKVVCISNCVAPCHRGVEAKAVGYCIADRLGAAYQGDLDTGLFFTGSNGYKIDKVISVHELIEKLTKGE; from the coding sequence TTGAAAATAGGAAAATATGAAATAAAACATCCAATAATCCAAGGGGGAATGGGTGTTGGAATTAGCTGGGATAAATTAGCTGGTACTGTAAGTAAAGAAGGTGCGCTTGGTGTTATCTCAGGAGTAGGTACAGGATATTATCAAAGTGATGAATATCAAATAAAAACTAGAAAAGATAAACCTGTTGATGTATTAAATTTTTACTCAAAAGATGCTTTAACAACAATCATTAAAAATGCAAGAAAAATTTGTGGAAATGCACCACTTGCATGCAATATTCTTTATGCATGTAATGATTATGGAAGAATTGTAAAAGACGCTTGTGAAGCTGGAATAAATATGATTATCACTGGTGCTGGTATTCCTACAAATATGCCTGAATTTACAAAAAACTTTCCAGATGTTGCATTAATTCCTATAGTTTCAAGTGCAAGAGCCTTAAAACTAATTTGTAAAAAATGGAAAAGATATAATAGACTACCAGATGCAGTTATTGTTGAAGGACCAAAATCTGGTGGACATCAAGGTTTTTCTTATGATGATTGTTTTAAAGAAGAATTCCAATTAGAAAATATAGTTCCTCCTGTTATAGAAGAAGCTAAAAATTGGGGAAATCCTCCTATCATAGCAGCTGGAGGAATTTGGGATAAAAAGGATATAGATAAATTTATGGATATGGGTTGCTCAGGTGTTCAAATGGCAACAAGATTTATTGGTACCTTTGAATGTGATGCAGATCCAAGCTTTAAAAAAGTTTTAATTGATGCTAAAGAAGATGATATAAAACTAATGAAATCTCCAGTAGGTTTACCTGCAAGAGGTGTTCAAACAAATCTACAAAGATCTATGAAAGAAGGAACTGCACCAAAAGTTGTTTGTATTTCAAACTGTGTAGCTCCTTGCCATAGAGGAGTTGAAGCAAAAGCTGTTGGATACTGTATTGCAGATAGATTAGGTGCTGCATATCAAGGGGATTTAGATACAGGACTATTCTTTACAGGTTCAAATGGATATAAAATTGATAAAGTAATTTCTGTTCATGAACTCATAGAGAAACTAACCAAAGGAGAATAA
- a CDS encoding N-acetylmuramoyl-L-alanine amidase family protein encodes MEYLKAVLNSDKNKEITNLKKLIQTGKKLNKNIKKYEIELNKYNKEKATTPIKIIKRKTKTNTIKKVSKNKITSSSKYTIESVESRNNMVIIDFKTKISKSYVKFMEKKVNNAYQDIYDIKGNFKDAYPTKLKINGVKQIVIKQEDKNTLRILFEDNYNLKTIYFLVNDKRLILKVLDIKNSNSKSTSTKNTKVTYRPGLNKVVVLDAGHGGKDPGGIGPRKRYEKIVVFKVTKYLESYLKKRGYKVYLTRNKDKFIKVRNRTVLANKKKADIFISIHANAIGKAKAHKLKGIETFFLSPARSERAKRVAAKENGSDVREMSSSTKRAFLESLNRPRITASHKLSIDIQRNMLFNARKLYKDTVDGGVREGPFWVLVGAQMPSVLIELGYITHPEESRRLYTKKYQKALAEGIANGIDSYFLKNP; translated from the coding sequence ATGGAATATCTAAAAGCAGTATTAAATAGTGATAAAAATAAAGAAATAACTAATCTAAAAAAGTTAATTCAAACAGGAAAAAAATTAAATAAAAATATAAAAAAATATGAGATAGAATTAAATAAATATAATAAAGAAAAAGCAACTACTCCTATAAAAATTATTAAAAGAAAAACAAAAACTAACACTATAAAAAAAGTTTCTAAAAATAAAATAACATCTTCTTCTAAATATACTATCGAATCTGTAGAATCTAGAAATAATATGGTGATTATTGACTTCAAAACAAAAATATCTAAATCTTACGTAAAATTTATGGAAAAAAAAGTAAATAATGCTTATCAAGATATATATGATATAAAAGGTAATTTTAAAGATGCCTACCCTACTAAGTTAAAAATAAATGGTGTAAAACAAATAGTTATAAAACAAGAAGATAAAAATACTCTAAGAATATTATTTGAAGACAACTATAATTTGAAAACTATCTATTTTCTAGTAAATGATAAACGACTAATATTAAAAGTTCTAGATATAAAAAACTCTAACTCAAAAAGCACAAGTACAAAAAATACAAAAGTAACATATAGACCAGGATTAAATAAGGTTGTTGTTTTAGATGCTGGACATGGAGGTAAAGATCCTGGAGGGATTGGACCAAGAAAAAGATATGAAAAAATTGTAGTTTTTAAAGTTACCAAATATCTAGAATCTTATCTAAAGAAAAGAGGATATAAAGTTTATTTAACTAGAAATAAAGATAAATTTATAAAAGTTAGAAATAGAACAGTTTTAGCAAATAAAAAGAAAGCTGATATTTTTATTTCTATTCATGCAAATGCTATAGGAAAAGCGAAAGCTCATAAACTAAAAGGAATTGAAACTTTTTTCTTAAGCCCTGCAAGAAGTGAAAGAGCAAAAAGAGTTGCTGCAAAAGAAAATGGTTCAGATGTAAGAGAAATGAGTAGCTCTACAAAAAGAGCATTTTTAGAATCCCTTAATAGACCTAGAATTACTGCTTCTCATAAGTTATCAATAGATATACAAAGAAATATGCTTTTTAATGCAAGAAAGCTATATAAAGATACTGTAGATGGAGGAGTAAGAGAAGGACCATTTTGGGTTTTAGTTGGTGCACAAATGCCTTCTGTCTTAATAGAACTTGGATATATTACGCATCCTGAAGAATCAAGAAGACTTTATACTAAAAAATATCAAAAAGCATTGGCTGAAGGAATAGCTAATGGGATAGACTCTTATTTTCTAAAGAATCCTTAA
- a CDS encoding NUDIX domain-containing protein, with the protein MHKIKAYGIALYKVEKNSIKLLLCKSVKSLDKWGCLKGVMLKNETPKECAKREFKEECGIIIETYLFEEYFFQENNEKDIGIWLVNAKKIKDLDTYFFKDKLYETFLSWENSKVKFFDIKDLPKIKRKQNNLIKQIKDSLENKSLSH; encoded by the coding sequence ATGCATAAAATAAAAGCTTATGGTATTGCTTTATATAAAGTAGAAAAAAATAGTATAAAGCTTTTACTTTGTAAATCGGTAAAAAGTTTAGATAAATGGGGTTGTTTAAAGGGAGTTATGCTTAAAAATGAAACTCCTAAAGAGTGTGCAAAAAGAGAGTTCAAAGAAGAGTGTGGAATTATTATTGAAACATATCTTTTTGAAGAATATTTCTTTCAAGAAAACAATGAAAAAGATATTGGTATTTGGTTAGTGAATGCAAAAAAAATTAAAGATTTAGATACTTATTTTTTTAAGGATAAGTTATATGAAACTTTTTTATCTTGGGAAAATTCTAAAGTTAAATTTTTTGATATTAAAGATTTACCTAAAATAAAAAGAAAACAAAATAACCTAATAAAACAAATTAAGGATTCTTTAGAAAATAAGAGTCTATCCCATTAG
- a CDS encoding LptF/LptG family permease — translation MGIITKYILQKYLIHFLIVLISLQLFFVGMDFLQNSKDLPDSANLQLLYIMYNSFFTLTLTLPLSLVFAWIVTLVIFVKNNELVAFTSLGAKRIDIYLPVVLVSFFLLLVMIFIQTTPLAYSYEQKKKILDGDYFSNIKSDIFLKYNDNFVYFKNLYPLRKEAEGIHIYKINNDDLEETIIAKKAYFQNDKWYIVDAKIVKKPKDMNFENSKLEVRYEKFLNTLEGFKPKILDNVYEEKSNFSISDALSALELLSKQGVNTDKIRAAIYYELFIPFFILPLIMIIFIFTSLNRRFFNMGSFTSLSIFGTLVVWGFFFMLYKFSNSGVLKPEFSLLLPLFIWFLGSYLIYKKRKRYA, via the coding sequence ATGGGCATAATTACTAAATATATTTTACAAAAATACTTAATACACTTTTTAATCGTACTAATTTCATTACAACTTTTTTTTGTAGGAATGGATTTTTTACAAAACTCAAAAGATTTACCAGATTCAGCTAATTTACAATTATTATATATTATGTATAATAGTTTTTTTACTCTTACTTTAACTTTACCACTATCTTTAGTTTTTGCATGGATAGTAACGCTAGTAATATTTGTAAAAAATAATGAATTAGTTGCTTTTACATCTTTAGGTGCCAAAAGAATTGATATTTATTTACCTGTAGTGTTAGTTTCATTTTTTCTTTTATTAGTAATGATATTTATTCAAACAACACCCTTAGCTTACTCTTATGAACAAAAGAAGAAAATACTAGATGGAGACTATTTTTCAAATATTAAATCAGATATTTTTTTAAAATATAATGATAATTTTGTATACTTCAAAAATTTATACCCTCTAAGAAAAGAAGCTGAAGGTATACATATTTATAAAATAAATAATGATGATTTAGAAGAAACAATAATTGCAAAGAAAGCATATTTTCAGAATGATAAATGGTATATTGTTGATGCAAAAATTGTAAAGAAACCAAAAGATATGAACTTTGAAAACTCTAAACTAGAAGTGAGATATGAAAAGTTTTTAAATACTTTAGAAGGGTTTAAACCAAAAATTTTGGATAATGTATATGAAGAAAAGTCAAATTTTTCTATTTCTGATGCTCTTTCAGCATTAGAATTATTGAGTAAGCAAGGAGTTAATACTGATAAAATTCGTGCTGCAATATACTATGAATTATTTATTCCTTTTTTCATTTTACCCTTAATTATGATTATTTTTATCTTTACTTCTTTAAATAGGAGATTTTTTAATATGGGATCTTTTACTTCTTTATCTATATTTGGAACCTTAGTTGTTTGGGGCTTTTTCTTTATGTTGTATAAGTTTTCAAATAGTGGAGTTTTAAAACCAGAATTTTCTTTGCTTTTACCACTTTTTATTTGGTTCTTAGGTTCGTATTTAATTTACAAAAAGAGAAAAAGATATGCATAA
- the pth gene encoding aminoacyl-tRNA hydrolase encodes MYLIIGLGNIGEKYQLTRHNVGFLVIDEITKNLQTTNINKSNFKAEVSKTSNNLFVKPNTYMNNSGQAVVAIKDYYKIDIENIIVIHDDLDLPFGTVKFKIGGGHGGHNGLKSIDSCIGKEYIRVRIGIGKPQDKNEVVNYVLSNFSKEELNKLEGIISHTIKAIEALQSESIDEVKTKFTLK; translated from the coding sequence ATGTATTTAATAATAGGTCTTGGAAATATTGGTGAAAAGTACCAATTAACTAGACATAATGTAGGTTTTTTAGTTATTGATGAAATAACTAAAAACTTACAAACTACAAATATAAATAAATCAAACTTCAAAGCAGAAGTTTCAAAAACTTCTAATAACCTTTTTGTAAAACCTAATACTTATATGAATAATTCAGGACAAGCTGTTGTTGCTATAAAAGATTATTATAAAATTGATATTGAAAATATAATAGTAATCCATGATGACTTAGATTTACCATTTGGGACTGTAAAGTTTAAAATTGGTGGAGGACATGGGGGGCATAATGGTTTAAAATCTATTGATTCTTGTATTGGAAAAGAGTATATAAGGGTTAGAATAGGTATAGGCAAACCTCAAGATAAAAATGAAGTTGTAAATTATGTCTTATCAAACTTTTCGAAAGAAGAATTAAATAAATTAGAAGGTATAATCTCTCATACTATTAAAGCAATTGAAGCATTACAAAGTGAATCAATTGATGAAGTAAAAACAAAATTTACATTGAAATAA
- a CDS encoding 50S ribosomal protein L25/general stress protein Ctc — MLEGIVRDSMTKQETKSLRKDGYLIANIYGKGLENINAAFKKNEFIKFLRNKSTIAFDVNVGGNVTKVVVQEYQKDPVTSDLVHVDLMVAQPGVRTTYKVPVTVEGTPKGLKNKGLFVFHKKRVPVKCTIENLPESFNLEISDLDTGDNVLVRNLELPEGVQCFLDPRVPVVGVIKAK; from the coding sequence ATGTTAGAGGGTATCGTAAGAGATAGTATGACAAAACAAGAAACTAAATCTTTAAGAAAAGATGGTTACTTAATTGCAAATATCTATGGAAAAGGTTTAGAAAATATTAATGCAGCATTTAAAAAGAATGAATTCATTAAGTTTTTAAGAAATAAATCAACTATTGCATTTGATGTAAATGTTGGTGGAAATGTAACTAAAGTAGTAGTTCAAGAGTATCAAAAAGATCCTGTTACTTCTGATTTAGTACATGTAGATTTAATGGTTGCTCAACCAGGTGTAAGAACTACTTATAAAGTTCCTGTAACTGTTGAGGGAACTCCAAAAGGTTTAAAAAACAAAGGTCTTTTTGTTTTCCATAAGAAAAGAGTTCCAGTTAAATGTACAATTGAAAACTTACCAGAATCATTTAATTTAGAAATTTCTGATTTAGATACTGGTGATAATGTTTTAGTAAGAAATTTAGAATTACCAGAAGGTGTTCAATGTTTCTTAGATCCAAGAGTTCCTGTTGTAGGTGTAATTAAAGCTAAGTAA
- a CDS encoding c-type cytochrome — MDNSFITKFEYGAMLYENPRGVGCIKCHGKGNKAVVIARYKEKDKKTKKLVEKKIIAPAISNVSFKDFVDKLKSDKTESKVMPTYFLTTEEMKSLYYYIKNIK, encoded by the coding sequence ATGGATAATTCTTTTATTACTAAATTTGAATATGGGGCAATGTTATATGAAAACCCTAGAGGAGTAGGGTGTATTAAATGTCATGGAAAGGGAAATAAAGCTGTAGTAATAGCAAGATATAAAGAAAAAGATAAAAAAACTAAAAAATTAGTGGAAAAAAAAATTATTGCACCAGCTATAAGTAATGTAAGTTTTAAAGATTTTGTTGATAAATTAAAATCAGATAAAACAGAGTCTAAAGTAATGCCAACATATTTTTTAACTACAGAAGAAATGAAGTCTTTATATTACTATATTAAGAATATTAAATAA
- the folD gene encoding bifunctional methylenetetrahydrofolate dehydrogenase/methenyltetrahydrofolate cyclohydrolase FolD — protein MTLLDGKALSNKIKEEVKVEVSKLKEEKNIIPGLAVILVGDDAASATYVNSKHKSCEAAGIYSEVHTKESSISQKELLSLIEDMNNNPKLDGILVQLPLPKHIDTTTVLEAINPLKDVDGFHPYNVGRMVSNLDSFLPATPFGVMRMFEEYGIELSGKNAVVIGSSDIVGKPMASLLINAKATVTVCNSRTKDLSAHTKAADIVIIAVGVPHLLKANMLKEGAVVIDVGINRLDTGKLTGDADFEDCKDKCSYITPVPGGVGPMTIGMLLKNTLKAANLREKRENN, from the coding sequence ATGACATTACTTGATGGAAAAGCATTATCAAATAAAATAAAAGAAGAAGTTAAAGTTGAAGTTTCAAAACTTAAGGAAGAAAAAAATATTATTCCTGGACTAGCAGTTATTTTAGTTGGAGATGATGCGGCAAGTGCAACATATGTAAATAGTAAACATAAATCATGTGAAGCAGCAGGTATATATTCTGAAGTTCATACAAAAGAGTCTTCTATTTCTCAAAAAGAATTACTAAGTTTAATTGAAGATATGAACAATAATCCAAAACTTGATGGTATTTTAGTTCAATTACCATTACCTAAACATATTGATACAACTACTGTTTTAGAAGCAATAAACCCTTTAAAAGATGTTGATGGATTTCATCCATATAATGTTGGAAGAATGGTATCAAACCTTGACTCTTTTTTACCAGCAACACCATTTGGTGTAATGAGAATGTTTGAAGAGTATGGTATTGAATTATCTGGGAAAAATGCTGTTGTAATTGGTTCATCTGATATTGTTGGAAAACCAATGGCATCACTTTTAATCAATGCAAAAGCAACGGTAACTGTTTGTAACTCTAGAACAAAAGATTTAAGTGCTCATACAAAAGCAGCAGATATTGTAATTATTGCAGTAGGTGTTCCTCATTTACTAAAAGCAAATATGTTAAAAGAAGGAGCTGTTGTTATTGATGTAGGAATCAATAGACTTGATACTGGTAAACTAACTGGAGATGCAGACTTTGAAGATTGTAAAGATAAATGTTCATATATAACTCCTGTTCCAGGTGGAGTTGGACCAATGACAATAGGAATGTTATTAAAAAATACTCTAAAAGCTGCAAACCTTAGAGAAAAAAGAGAAAACAACTAA
- the lepB gene encoding signal peptidase I, giving the protein MLRKVYNWSSSWTGTIVIVLTIIFFIAQAFVIPSGSMKNTLLIGDMLFVKKFSYGIPVPRIPWIEVQVLPDFKGNGHLLEGDRPKRGDIVVFRYPNNDNIHYVKRAVAIGGDIVALKDKHLFLHPKEGNEYIKENYPKEKIIESNGRLWVMDPYKEKHPGIHNDPSVKRDGLQPYQLFDMMPIKIPEDETFMMGDNRDHSNDSRFWGTVPYKFIVGKPWFIYFSWNENKEIRWNRVFRTVDSLEKDMQGKELEINHKEGIY; this is encoded by the coding sequence ATGCTTAGAAAAGTTTACAACTGGTCTTCTTCATGGACAGGTACAATTGTTATTGTACTTACAATTATATTTTTTATTGCACAAGCCTTTGTTATTCCAAGTGGAAGTATGAAAAACACCTTATTAATAGGAGATATGCTTTTTGTAAAGAAATTCTCATATGGTATTCCAGTTCCTAGAATTCCTTGGATTGAAGTTCAAGTATTACCTGATTTTAAAGGAAATGGTCATCTACTTGAAGGAGACAGACCCAAAAGAGGTGATATTGTTGTATTTAGATATCCAAACAACGATAATATTCACTATGTAAAAAGAGCTGTTGCTATTGGTGGAGATATAGTTGCTTTAAAAGATAAACATTTATTTTTACATCCCAAAGAAGGTAATGAATATATTAAAGAGAATTATCCAAAAGAAAAAATAATCGAATCAAATGGTAGACTTTGGGTTATGGACCCATATAAAGAGAAACATCCAGGGATTCATAATGATCCAAGTGTAAAAAGAGATGGATTACAGCCATATCAATTATTTGATATGATGCCTATTAAAATACCAGAAGATGAAACATTTATGATGGGAGATAATAGAGACCATTCAAATGACTCAAGATTTTGGGGTACAGTTCCATATAAATTTATTGTAGGTAAACCTTGGTTTATATATTTTTCTTGGAATGAAAATAAAGAAATTAGATGGAATAGAGTATTTAGAACTGTTGACTCTTTAGAAAAAGATATGCAAGGAAAAGAGTTAGAAATAAATCATAAAGAAGGAATTTACTAA
- the rpiB gene encoding ribose 5-phosphate isomerase B yields the protein MKYFIGADHAGIDIKAYVKELFEARGHEVIDLGPNTKDRVDYPDFAAKVCKEVLANEGTKGILICGSGIGMSMAANKFDGIRAALCHNEYSAKMAREHNDANVICLGERVSGYGMVEAIIEAWDKASFEGGRHEGRVEKINNLFGSCRA from the coding sequence ATGAAATATTTTATTGGTGCAGACCATGCTGGTATTGATATAAAAGCATATGTAAAAGAACTATTTGAAGCTAGAGGTCATGAAGTCATTGACTTAGGTCCAAATACTAAAGATAGAGTTGATTATCCTGATTTTGCTGCAAAAGTATGCAAAGAAGTACTTGCAAATGAAGGAACAAAAGGAATATTAATTTGTGGCTCTGGAATTGGGATGTCTATGGCTGCTAATAAATTTGATGGGATTAGAGCTGCTTTATGTCATAATGAATACTCTGCAAAAATGGCAAGAGAACATAATGATGCAAATGTAATTTGCTTAGGAGAAAGAGTTTCTGGCTATGGTATGGTTGAAGCTATAATTGAAGCTTGGGATAAAGCTTCTTTTGAAGGTGGAAGACATGAAGGAAGAGTTGAAAAAATAAATAACTTATTTGGAAGTTGTAGAGCATAA
- a CDS encoding GNAT family N-acetyltransferase produces the protein MKISKALKSDIKKLFEIEQKVFENDIMAMSLSSFYYHVEKSFFYKVEVNKKIVGYILWLKRKKFYRLYSLAILEDYRKLNIASSLLKYSLKNLESKSLQLEVRESNTKAINLYEKFNFKKVKILENYYNNENAVLMKLER, from the coding sequence ATGAAAATTAGCAAAGCTTTAAAAAGTGATATAAAAAAACTTTTTGAAATTGAACAAAAAGTTTTTGAAAATGATATCATGGCAATGAGTCTTAGTAGTTTTTATTATCATGTAGAAAAAAGCTTTTTTTATAAAGTTGAAGTTAATAAAAAAATAGTTGGATATATTTTATGGTTAAAGAGAAAAAAGTTTTATAGACTTTATTCTTTAGCAATTTTAGAAGATTATAGAAAACTTAATATAGCAAGCAGTCTTTTAAAGTATAGTTTAAAAAACCTAGAAAGTAAAAGTCTACAGCTAGAAGTTAGAGAATCTAATACTAAAGCTATAAATCTTTATGAAAAATTTAATTTTAAAAAAGTAAAAATTTTAGAAAATTATTATAATAATGAAAATGCAGTTTTAATGAAGTTGGAAAGATAA
- a CDS encoding DUF2156 domain-containing protein has product MSTLTIGTYKLKHFDLNAKELMDKYLKLISVDLSDYTFAGNYIWLSTATGFYTIVNDTFCLFILNSGELTMLLPPLGKKNNTYKAILECFEIMNKHNSNKNYSKIEYVHENILEGFVDYLEEGTLIYEMLKDFIIEKKLVDYIYKVDDLISLKGDSYKSKRNEINKFKKIYPEFSLEILNKTKHGNDVLNLFNKWVKDRTTYMPKEEVEIFLDGIYFERFAIKRLINDYENLDIIGLVIYIDGEIKGFTVGEKINENTASVIIEKTDFEVLGCAQFIFREFTKILKDKYNIEYINVGDDMGFENLKKVKMSYRPNKLIPKYTIYQK; this is encoded by the coding sequence ATGTCAACATTAACTATTGGCACTTATAAATTGAAGCATTTTGATTTAAATGCAAAAGAACTTATGGATAAATATTTAAAATTAATTAGTGTAGATTTAAGTGATTATACTTTTGCAGGAAACTATATTTGGCTTTCAACAGCAACTGGTTTTTATACAATTGTCAATGATACTTTTTGTTTATTTATTTTAAACTCTGGTGAATTAACAATGTTATTACCTCCACTAGGGAAAAAGAATAATACATATAAAGCTATATTAGAATGTTTTGAAATAATGAATAAGCATAATAGTAATAAAAACTATTCAAAAATCGAATATGTTCATGAAAATATATTAGAAGGGTTTGTTGACTATTTAGAAGAAGGAACTTTGATTTATGAAATGCTAAAAGATTTTATTATTGAAAAAAAATTAGTTGATTATATATATAAAGTTGATGATTTAATATCGTTAAAAGGGGATTCATATAAATCAAAAAGAAATGAAATAAATAAATTCAAAAAAATTTATCCAGAGTTTAGTCTTGAAATTTTAAATAAAACTAAACATGGAAATGATGTTTTAAATCTTTTTAATAAGTGGGTAAAAGATAGAACTACATATATGCCTAAAGAAGAAGTTGAAATTTTTTTAGATGGAATTTATTTTGAAAGATTTGCAATAAAACGATTAATTAATGATTATGAGAATCTTGATATTATAGGTTTAGTAATTTATATTGATGGAGAGATAAAAGGTTTTACAGTAGGAGAAAAAATAAATGAAAATACGGCTAGTGTAATTATAGAAAAAACTGATTTTGAGGTTTTAGGATGTGCTCAATTTATCTTTAGAGAATTTACAAAAATCTTAAAAGATAAATATAATATTGAATATATAAATGTTGGTGATGATATGGGTTTTGAAAACTTGAAAAAAGTAAAAATGTCATATAGACCAAATAAATTAATTCCTAAATATACAATTTATCAAAAATGA
- a CDS encoding HD domain-containing protein, translating into MINPKIIDYIFSSASIQRWNDYPRMVELVELDKQAHKFIIAYFIAKFEKDVNFTHLIEAGIFEFLRRVVVTDIRPDVFRNALQKRAKEINSWVIANLKDSLEEIDNGIFLQKFEDYLNNPNMYKKERFILKAASYLSTKWEFSIVYQTSAFLSDIEDVKKSVEEELEDYYELIGVRKIALNKKLAKIVDLSGRLRFQKRWAQTPRIPETSVLGHMLTVAIFSYFFSLKVNACEKRLENNFFVSLFHDLPEALTRDIITPVKYSVDDLSDIIAEYEIKKINDEILPNIPENIHDEFCYLLGMFKEHKDEFENRIYEKEIQIVEDTSKYNMNKYNTIDGIALKQCDKLSAFVEASLSISHGIKSKELINGKKQIMKSFRDVQGVDFLKIAKKIDEEFCTTGQTQVRMDFD; encoded by the coding sequence GTGATTAATCCCAAAATTATAGATTATATTTTTTCTTCAGCATCTATTCAAAGATGGAATGATTATCCTAGAATGGTAGAACTTGTTGAATTAGATAAACAAGCTCATAAATTTATTATTGCTTACTTTATTGCAAAATTTGAAAAAGATGTAAATTTTACACATTTAATTGAAGCAGGAATCTTTGAATTTTTAAGAAGAGTTGTAGTAACTGATATTCGTCCTGATGTATTTAGAAATGCTTTACAAAAAAGAGCAAAAGAGATAAACTCTTGGGTTATTGCAAATTTAAAAGACTCTTTAGAAGAAATAGATAATGGAATTTTTCTTCAAAAATTTGAAGATTACTTAAATAATCCTAATATGTACAAAAAAGAAAGATTTATTTTAAAAGCAGCCTCATACCTTTCCACTAAATGGGAGTTTTCAATTGTTTATCAAACTTCTGCATTTCTTTCAGATATTGAAGATGTAAAAAAAAGTGTAGAAGAAGAACTTGAAGATTATTATGAATTAATAGGTGTAAGAAAAATTGCCTTAAATAAAAAATTAGCCAAAATTGTAGACTTAAGTGGAAGATTAAGATTTCAAAAGCGATGGGCACAAACCCCAAGAATCCCTGAAACTTCTGTTTTAGGACACATGTTAACAGTTGCAATTTTCTCTTACTTTTTTTCATTAAAAGTAAATGCTTGTGAAAAAAGACTAGAAAATAATTTCTTTGTTTCTTTATTTCATGATTTACCTGAAGCCTTAACAAGAGATATTATTACTCCAGTAAAATATTCTGTTGATGATTTATCAGATATTATTGCTGAATATGAAATAAAAAAAATCAATGATGAAATACTTCCAAATATTCCAGAAAATATCCATGATGAATTTTGTTATCTTTTAGGAATGTTTAAAGAACATAAAGATGAATTTGAAAATAGAATCTATGAAAAAGAAATACAAATAGTTGAAGATACTTCAAAGTATAATATGAATAAATACAATACAATTGATGGTATTGCACTTAAACAATGTGATAAATTATCAGCATTTGTAGAGGCAAGTTTATCTATATCTCACGGGATTAAATCAAAAGAGCTTATAAATGGTAAAAAACAAATTATGAAAAGCTTTAGAGATGTGCAAGGAGTAGATTTTCTTAAAATTGCAAAAAAAATTGATGAAGAGTTTTGTACTACAGGTCAAACTCAAGTAAGAATGGATTTTGACTGA